GGTCGGCAGCCGGTCGTGTGCTCGCCAGATTCCCCAGCGAGCCGGCTCTTCGAGCAGCCAGACCGGGTCGCGCAGCGGTGCCCGCAGGGCCGGCGCGGGCACCGCCGGCGCGGGTACCGCGTCGGGGACCTTGCAGTGCCGGGAAATGACGTCGCGGAACGCGTAGTACTTCTCGGTGGCGTGACCGGCTTCGTCGAGCGGAGCGTCGTAGTCGTAGGAGGTGACGAGCGGCTGGTAGACACCCTTGTCGTTGGCGCCGTTGGTGAGACCGAAGTTGGTGCCGCCGTGGAACATGTAGAGGTTCACCGACGCGCCCGCGGCCAGCAGCGCGTCGAGGTCTGCGGCGGCCTGCTCGACCGGAGTGGTGTGGTGGTGCGCGCCCCAGTGGTCGAACCAGCCGTTCCAGAACTCGCTGCACATGAGCGGCCCGGTGGGCTGGTGCGCGCGCAGCGTCTCCAGCCGTTCGGCCGAGTTCGAGCCGAAAGAGGCGGTGCGGTGCACGCCGTCGAGACCGCCGTTCTCGAGCATTTCCGGCGTCGGCTGGTCCACTGTGGTCAGCGGTACGGTGATACCCGCGGCACGCGTGTGCCGAACCAGTTCAGCGAGGTATTCCTTGTCTTTTCCGTAAGCACCGTATTCGTTTTCCACCTGGACCAGGATCACCGGTCCGCCGCGGCCGATCTGATGCGGCGCCACGATCCGGTAGACGTTGTCGAGGTACTCGCGCACGGCGGCGAGATAGCGGGGTTCTCGTTGCCGCACCCGCAGTTCGGGGTCGCGCAGCAGCCAGGCGGGCAGGCCGCCGTTGTCCCATTCGGCGCAGATGTACGGTCCGGGCCGGACGATCGCGTGCATCCCGGCGTCGGCGATCTGGCGGAGAAACCGGTCCAGGTCCAGTCCGCCGGTGCAGTCGAACCGGCCCGGCTCGGGAGAATGGGCGTTCCACGGAACGTAGGTTTCGATGGTGTTGAGACCCATCAAGCGAGCCTTCTCGATCCGGTCGGCCCACTGCGCGGGATGCACCCGGAAGTAGTGCAACGCACCGGAAAGAATGCGGAACGGCTTGCCGTCCAAGAGGAAGTCGGTGTCCCCGATCGCGAATTCAGGCATCGCGGCCGCCGGCCGGATCGAAGGCGAGCGCGGTCCAGGACAGCGGCGGGAGGGTGGCCGTCACGGTCGTTCCTTCCGGGTCGTGGTTCGTCGTGAAGCGCGGCAGCGGCACTGGCCGGACCGGTTCCGCGTCCGCGGAGTTCGCGGTGTGCCGGTCCTGTCCCGCCCCCGGGGCGATGGTCGAGGATTCCCGCGGCACCAGCCGGGCGCCGCGGATCCGGACCTGGAGATCAGTGGCCGAAGCCAGCGAGCGGTTCGCGAGGAAGAGCGCGCACCGGCCGCCGTCGTCGACGGTGGCCGCGGCGTCGACGACGTCCACCCGGCCGTACTGGGCGGTGTCGACGGTGTCACCGGTGACGGCCAGGCGCAGGCTCGCGCCACGGGCGAGACCGGCGACGAGGCGGAACGGGTGGAACGTCGTCTGCCGCCAAGCCGGGCCGCCCGGTTCGGTGCGGATCGGCGCGATGGCGTTCACCAGCTGGGCCAGGTTCGCGACGCTGACCCGATCGACGTTGCGCAGCAGGGAACTCAGCAACGAGCCGACGACAACGGCATCGGTGACAGTGTAGGTGTCCTCGATGAGCCGCGGATGCCGCTGCCAGGGCCCGGCGAGCAGCCGGGGTTGGTCGGTCTCGTTCCAGAGGCGCTGGTCCCAGACGTTCCACTCGTCGATGCTGATGCCGATCTTCTTGTCCAGGCCGCGTTCCGCGAGCACCTCGTCGATGATTCCCGCGGTGGTGCGGACGTAGCCGTCCAGGCCGGACGCGCTGGCGAGGTAGCTGTCGACGTCCCCGTCCTGCTCCTGGTAGTACGCGTGCAGCGAGATGTGGTCCACCAGGTCCGCCGTGTGGTGCAAGACGGTGCGTTCCCAGGAACCGAACGTCGGCATCTCCGGATTGGAGCTGCCCGCGACGACGAGTTCGACGCCGGGGTCGATCATCCGCATCAGCCGCGCCGTCTCGGCGGCGAGACGGCCGTACTCCTCGGCCGTCTTGTGCCCGGGCTGCCACGGCCCGTCCATCTCGTTGCCGAGGCACCACAAGCGGATGCCGAACGGCTGGTCGGCTCCGTTGGCCCGGCGCCGCTCGCTCAGCGCCGTCCCGCCGGGATGGTTGCAGTACTCCAGCAGGTCGGCGGCCTCCTGGATTCCGCGAGTGCCGAGGTTGAGCGCGTACATGATTTCCGCCCCGGCGGCCTGCGCCCACTCGGCGAACTCGTGCAGCCCGAACTGGTTGGTCTCCACGCTGTGCCAGGCGGGGTCGAGCCGGACCGGGCGCTCGCCGACCGGCCCCACCCCGTCCTCCCACCGGTAGGTCGACACGAAGTTCCCGCCGGGATAGCGGAGCACCGTCGGGCCGAGCTCGCGCACCAGCTCCAGTACGTCTCCCCGGAACCCGCGACTGTCCGAAGTGGAGTGTCCCGGTTCGTGGATGCCGGTGTACACGACCCGGCCCAGATGCTCGGCGAAGGAACCGAACAGCCGCCGCGGGACCTGGCCGATCGTCTCGGTGACGTCGGCTTCGATCTTGCTGCGCACCCGTTCACCCCGCGTTGACAGTGAAGCCCTGCTGGTTGCCGTAGTCCACCAGCGCCTTCTGCCAGCCGGCCAGTCCGGAATCGAGCCCGCCGCCGCTGAGGTAGACCTTGCCGACGGTGTCGTTGAAGATGCTGTTGGCGTAAGTCTGGTAGGGCAGGTAGCTCCAGCCCTTCGCGACGTGCTTGGACGCCTCCGTCAGCACCTGGTTGATCTTCTGCCCGCCGAAGTACTGCACGGACTGGCCGAGGAAGGCCGGCGAGTTCAAGTCGGCCGTGGTAGCCGGGAATCCGCCGCTCGCGAGGAACGGCTTGACCCCGTTGCCGTGGTTGAGCCAGCGCAGGAACCCCGCGGCGAGCGCCGGGTTCTTGCTCCCCTTCAGCACCGCCTCGGCGCTGCCGCCGTTCTCCGAGGTCAGCGGCTGCCCGTCGTAGGTCGGGATCGGCGCCACCGCCCACTTCCCGGCGCCGCCGGGAACCGAACTCTCGAAGTTCCCGGCCATCCACGCGCCGCTCACCAGGGAGGCGATGGTGCCGTCGCCGAGCGCGCGGAACCAGTCGTCGGACCATTCCTTGATCGAGGCCAGCTGCTTGCCCTCGACCAGCTGGTTCCAGACCGCGGTCCACTTCCGGCTGCCCGCGTCGGCCAGGTTGATCTTCACGTTCCGGCCGTCGGTGCTGAACGGGCGCCCGCCGGCCTGCCAGATCATGCTGGTGGTGAACCCGGGGTCACCGGTGTCGGAGGTCAGGAATTTGGCGGGGTCGGCGGCGTGCAGTTTCTTGGCCGCGGCCACGTACTCGTCCCAGGTCTTCGGCACCGAGATGCCGTACTTTTCGAAGACCTCTTTGTTGTAGAACAACGCCATCGGCCCGGAATCCTGCGGGAGCGCGTACAGCCCGCCGCCGATGCGCACACCGGACCAGGTCGAGGGCGTGTAGTCCTTCTCGAACCCGCCGAAGCCGTACTGGTCGAGATTCACGAGCGAATCGGTCAGCGCGAACTGCGGCAGGGCGTAGTACTCGATCTGCGCGACGTCCGGGCCGCCGGAACCGGCCTTGATCGCGTTCTGCAGCTTCGTGTACTCGTCCTTGTTCGTGCCCGCGTTGACGTAGTTGACCTTGACGTTCGGATATTCCTTCTCGAACGCGGCGACCTGCTGCGGCGCCGAGGGCGTCCAGCTCCAGTAGGTGATCGTGCCGCCCGCCTTCAGCGCGGCGTCGACCCCGTCCTGGTTTCCGGCGACCTGCGCGGACCCGGAGCCGGACGAACACCCGACCGCCAGCACCGCGGCGAGCGCGACGACGGCAGCGACCTTGCTGCGCCTGAGGAAACGTGACATCGAATGTCCTTTCACGACGGTGGCGGTCATTGTTTGACGCTGCCCGCGCTCAGCCCGGATTGCCAGAACCGTTGCATCAGCAGGAAAGCGAGGACCAGCGGAATAATGGTGAGCAGAGATCCGGTGAGCACCAGGTGGAAGATCGGCTGCGCACCGGCCCCGTTCGCCTGTGCGCTCCACTGGTTGAGCCCGACCGTCAACGGGTACCACTTCGGTTCGCTGAGCATGATCAGCGGAAGGAAGTAGTTGTTCCAGGTGGACACCATCGTGAACAGCGCGACGGTGACGATCCCGGGAACGAGCTGGCGCAGGGTCACGGTGAAGAAGATGCGCAGCTCGCCGGCGCCGTCGATCCGGGCCGCTTCCAGCAGTTCGTCGGGTATCGCGTCGGCGGCGTAGACCCAGATCAGGTAGAGCCCGAACGGGCTGATCAGCGACGGGATGATGACCGCCAGCGGAGTGTTGGTCAGCCCGAGCTTGCTGAACAGCAGGAAGGTCGGCACCGCGAGCGCGGTGCCGGGGACCGCGACCGCGCCGAGGACGACGGCGAACACCGCGCGCCGGCCGGGAAAGCGGTACTTGGCCAGGCCGTAGCCCGCCGCGGTGGCGAGGATCGTCGCGCCGCCCGCGCCGACGACAACGTACAGCAGCGTGTTTCCCAGCCAGCGCAGGAAAATCCCGTTGTCGTAGGTAAACGTCTGGCCGATGTTGTCGAACAGCGAGAACGGCCCGCCGAACGACAGCCCCGAGGTGGTGAACAACGCGCTCTGGGTTTTGGTCGCGTTGATCACGAGCCAGGCCAGCGGAATCAGGGTGTAGAGCAAGAACAAGGCCATGACCGCGGTGAGCGTCCGCGACTTTCGCGGACGGAGGAAGGAAACCGGGGCGCCCACTTCACATCCCCTTTCGGCTGCCGCGCAACTGCACGACATAGGCGATCACCGCGGTGATCACGCCCATCACGATCGCCACGGTGGCGGAGTAGTTGTACTGCTGGCCGCCGAAGGAAAGGTTGTAGGCATACATGTTCGGCGTGTAGTAAGTGCCGATCACGTTCGGCGCGAGGTTGCGCATGATGTTCGGCTCGTTGAACAGCTGGAAGCTGCCGATGATCGAGAAGATGGCGGCGATCACGAGCGCCCCGCGCAGCGCGGGCAGTTTCACGCTCAGGATGGTGCGGAACGCCCCGGCGCCGTCGATCGCCGCGGCCTCGTACAGCTCGGCCGGGACGACCTTCAGCGCGGAGTAGAAGATCAGCATGTTGTACCCGGTGAACTCCCAGGTGACGACGTTCCCGATGGACGCGAGCATCCAGTTGCCCGACAACGGTTTCACCACGTCGCCGCCCAGCAGGTGGTTGAGGTCGGCGGCGAGGCCGAAATGGTCGCCGTACATGAAGCCCCACATCAGCGTGGCCACGACGGCAGGGACCGCGTACGGCAGGAAGATCACGATCCGGAAGAAACCCGCCGCGTGCAGCCGCGCGCTGTCGATCGCCAGCGCCGCGACGAGCGCGAGCAGCAGCATCACCGGCACCTGCACGGCGAGGAACACCAGCACGCGGCGGAAGGACTCCCAGAACTTGGGGTCCGTCAGGACTTCGGCGTAGTTGCCGGCCCCGACGAACGTCGTCCCGCCGAAGAACGCCTGGTCGCGAAAGAGACTGAGGCCGACCGCGTAGCCGATCGGAGCCAGGAACACCAGGGCGAACACCAGCAGGAAGGGGCCCACGAACAACCACCCGCGCCATCGCGCGCCGGACCGGGCCCGCGGTGCCGGGCGCGGGGCCGCGGCGGCGACAGGAACGGCTGCGGACATCGTTGCCCTCCGGAGAAATTCTTGATCGAATCGGCGACCCGGTGCCGATGTTCACGTCAACATCGTGCGGCGAAGGGTAACGTGTTGACGTAAACATGTCCAGCAGCCGAGGGAGCGCAACCGTGGTCCGGCAGTCCCCCGCCCCGCCGCCCGCCGAACCCGCCCGTCGCGGCGGAGGACGCGGTCCGTCGATGGCCGACGTGGCCGAGGCCGCTGGAGTGTCCGGCCAGACGGTGTCCCGGGTGGCCAACGGGAAGACCAACGTCGACGACGCCACCAGGGAGCGAGTGCTCGAGGCGATGCGCCGCGTCGGCTACCGGCCCAACAGCGCCGCCCGGGCGCTGCGCAACGGCCGGTTCCGCAGCATCGGCGTGATCATCTCCGACCTGCTGGCCGTCGGCAACAACCGCACCCTCGACGCCGTCGCGTCCGCGGTCAGCGCCGAGGGATTCTCGATCGTGCTGATGCCGGTCGCGCAGCCCAGCCAGCACGAGGTCTCCGGCGCTTTCAGCCGCCTCGACGAGCAAGCGGTCGACGGCATCATCATCCTCATCGAACGCCACGAGCTCGACGAAAGCGATCTCGAACTCCCGCACGGACTCCCGGTCGTGGTCATCGGTTCCAGCGGCCGCCGGGACTATCCGCTGGTGGACGCCGACCAGGAAGCGGGAGCCGCCGCCGCGACCCGCCATCTGCTCGGCCTCGGCCACCGGACGGTCCACCACCTGACCGGCCCGCCCGAGTCCTACGCCGCCGAACGCCGCCGGAAGGCGTGGCGGACAACGCTCGAAGCCGCCGGCTCTCCGGTCCCCCCGGTGCTGGCCGGCGACTGGTCGTCGCGCTCGGGCTACGAACACGGCTTGGCGCTGGCCGCCGACCCCGCGGTCACCGCGGTGTTCGCGGCGAACGACCAGATGGCGCTCGGGCTGCTGCGCGCGCTCCACGAAAAGGGCCGGTCCGTCCCCGGCGACGTCAGCGTGGTCGGGTACGACGACACGAGCGAGTCGGCCTACTTCTGGCCGCCGCTCACCACGGTCCGCCAGTCCTTCGAGGAGATCGGCCGCCGCGCGGTCGCCGGCTTGCTCGCCGAAATCACCGGCGCCGACCCGCTGGCCACGACCTCGCTCGCCGTCCCGAGCGAACTCGTCGTTCGCGCCAGCACCGCACCCCCCGCGGCGGATCGTCCGGCCGGGACGCCGAAAGGCACCGCAGGAGGGACCGCCAAAAAGCCGCGAACGTCGCGTTGAAACCGACCGGGGCAGCGATCCCGCCAGCCTGCGGCGCGAACGGCGGAGGCGGCTGGATGTCCCCATTGTCCGGCACCGCCAGGGTCTGTCCCGACGGCAGAGCCTAAGGTCCCTTCCTGGCCTCCGAACGGGGGTCCTCCGGCCCTGGCCGACGCCCGCCTCACCGCCGTACCACGGGAGCATGGCAACTTTCACTCCCGCCGACATCCGGATCGCGGTCGACGAGCGCGTGCTGCCGGGCACGTCCGAGTACGCCCAGGACAAGATCGGGAACCTGCTTCGCCTGGCGCATCGCCCGGTGCTGTCCGCGCGGGTCAGAGTGACCCGGCACGGCGACCCGGCGGTGCCTCGCCCGGTGGTCGCCCAGGCGAACATCGACGTCAACGGGCGGCTGGTGCGCGCTCAAGCCGAAGGCGAGAACGCACGGGAGGCCGTCGACCGGCTCGAGGAACGGCTGCGGCACCGCCTGGAACGGATCGCCCAGCACTGGGAGGCCCGGCGCGGCGGGCAGCCCTCGGCGGAACCGCACGAGTGGCGGCACGAATCCGAGCCTGCCCACCGGCCGCACTGGTATCCGCGGCTGGAAGGCGAACGAGAGATCGTGCGGCACAAGTCCTACACCCCGGTGCATTGCACGATCGACGACGCCGCCCGCGACATGGGGCTGCTGGACTACGACTTCCACCTGTTCACCGAGTCCGGCACCGGCCGGGACAGCGTGCTCTACCGCGCCGGCGACACCGGCTACCGGCTCGCGCAACTGACCCCGCCCGGAGCGCACGAACTTGCCCCGTTCCAGCTTCCCGTCACCATCAGCGAACAGCCGGCCCCGCTGCTGTCGACCGACGAAGCGGTCACCCGGCTCGGCCTGCTGGACCTGCCGTTCCTGTTCTTCCTCGACTCGGACCGGGGTCGCGGAGCGGTGCTCTATCACCGTTACGACGGGCATTACGGGCTCATCACGCCGGGTCCCGAAGAACCGTGACCGACGGCCGTCGCACCGCGCGCCGGCCCGCGGATCGCGGGCCGGGCACGAAAAAGGGCCCACCCGAGGGCGGATTCCCCGTCTTGCGACGATGGGTCAATCCAGGCTCGAGAGCCTCGGCAACCAATCCAGTACCTCGGGCGGGTCACCGGGTTTCCCCGGCGATATCAGCGTCGCGCGAACCGCGCGCGCTGTCAGGGGTCGAAAGTCCTCGATTCCTGCCCGCGGGCGCCGGACAGCCCGGCGTCCTCGCCGAGCAGGACCAACGTCCGTCCGCTGCTTGCTTGCTCCTGGCAACGCGGGACTTTCGCCTCTGTCGGCACCGGCCGGCAGGCGCGGACGGTTCGGGAGTCCGCACCACCAACGCACGCGAAGGGAGCCGACATGGACTCGTTCTCCCAGCAGGACCTTGACACGCTGCTCCAGCAGCAGGGATCACCGTCGGTATCGCTGTACCTGCCCACTCACCGGACCGATCCGGAGACACAGCAGGACTCCCTCGAGCTGAGCAACGCGATCCGCCGCGCCCAGGCCGAGCTGTTGCGAGCGGGGGTGCGGCGGCCGGCGGCACAGGACATCCTCCAGCCCGCGCACGTTCTCGTCGAGGACGAGCGCTTCTGGCGGGACCGTCGCGACGGGCTCGCTGTGTTTCTCCGTGCCGGCTGGTGGCGTGCGTACCGGGTGCGGCTGTCCTTCCCCGGGCTGGTCGTGGTCGCCGACCGGTTCCACGTGTATCCGCTGCTCCCTCTGCTCAGCGGGGACGCCAGCTTCTTCGTGCTCGCCCTGAGCGAGAACGAAGCACATCTCTATCGGGGCTGCCGGTCCGGCATGGACGAGGTCGAGGTGCCCGGCCTGCCGGAAGGCGTCGCGGACGCGCTGCGTTACGACGACACGGTGCAGCAGCGAGGTCAGCACCTGGGCGGCAAGGTCGGGGCCAAAGCGGGCGCGGTGATGCACGGGAAAGGAATCGGCGGCGAACTTCAGAAGGAACGGCTCGACCGGTACCTGCAGGCGGTGAGCCACGCCGTCGACGCGGTCCTGGCACAGCAGAACTGCCCGCTCGTGCTGGCCGGGGTCGGGCACATCCGCGCGGCGTACCGCGAGATCACCCGCTATTCGCACGTTCTGGAGGCCGGGATCGCCGGCAGTCCGGACCGCGTGCCGCCGGCGCAGTTGCACCCGCACGCGTGGACGCTGGCCGAGCCGGTCGCCAACCGCGGCCGGGACGACGCCGCCGCTCGCTACGCGAAACTCGCCGGTACCGGCCTGGCATCCGATGACGTCCGCGATGTCGTCGCAGCCGCCGAAGCCGGCCGCGTCGAAGCCCTGTTCGTGCCCGACACGCCGCCCGGTCCCGACGGCGACGGGCTCGAATCCGCCGCGGTCCGCACCCTCCGGACCGACGGAACCGTCTACGCGGTCCCCTCCGCGGACATCCCCGGCCACGGACCGGTCGCCGCGGTGTTCCGCTACTGAGCGGGCGCATTGCCGCCCCGCCCTCGGCCCGGCGTTCCACAAAGGTGTGTCACACACTAGTTGTGTTACACAATAATTGTGTGACACACTAATGCTGGCTGAGCTGACCACGGCAACGTCGAGGGAGGGGAACCGATGGGGCGTACCACCCGCCGCGAGGCGGAGGCCCGGGTACTGGCCGCGCTGCCGAGCTGGGTCAACGCCATCTCGCAGCTCAACCGGCTGGTCGCCGAGCGGATCGGGGTCGCCGCCAGCGACCTGGACTGCCTGCACGCGTTGAACCGGGGCGGTCCCGCCACCGCGGCCGAACTGGTCGGGCAGATCGGCCTGACGCCGGGGTCGGTGTCCCGGATGATCGATCGGCTCGACGCCGCCGGCTGCATCAAGCGGACCGCCGATCCGCGGGACCGGCGGCGGGTGCTGATCGAACCGACCGCCGACGGACTGGCCCGCATCGCGGCCTACTACGACGGGCTCACCGCCCGCACCCGCGACGACCTCACGATCTTCCGCTTGGACGAACTGGAGTCACTGCTGCGATTCATCGAACGCTCCCAGCGCAGCGCGGGCGACGAGCTCGCCCGGCTGCGCCACGACCACGACAGTTCCGGTTCGCCCAGGACAGGCACATGACGGCGCACGACTCCGCGCGGCAGACCGGGCAAGCCGGTCTCGCCTGGAACTCGGCGAAACTGGCCAGCGCACGGACACTGACACTGAACAGTCCGGACTTCGCCGGCGAGGGCGCGATCCCGGCCGTGCACGCCTCGGTGCGAGCCGGCGGCCGGAACCTGTCCCCCGCGTTGACTTGGTCCCCGGCACCAGCGGACACCGCACAGCTGCTGCTGGTCATCGAAGACCCGGACGCGCCCATGCCCACGCCGTTCGTGCACTGCGTGGCTTTGCTCGACGCCGCGGTGACCGGTCTGGCGGCGGGAGCGCTCGACGCCGACAACCCCGCTGGGGGCGTGCACATCCTGCGTTCCAGCCGCGGCCGTGGCTATTTCGGACCCGAGCCGCCGAAGAGCCACGGCCCGCATCGGTACGTGTTCCAGCTCTTCGCCCTGGCGACACCGGTCGCCTTGGGACAGAGCGCCGCCGCACTGGACGCCGCCAAGCCGCGCGACGTGCTGGCCGCCGCGGGCAACGTCCTGGCTCGCGGTCGGATCGACGGTTTCTACCAGCGCGGCTGACTCCCGCTTCCGCGCCAAGGCCGTGAAGGGAACATTGAGGGACTCTGAGTCCCTCAATGTTCCCTTCACAGACGCCGAGTGCCGCGAGCGGCCCCTCACGGACTTCCGCATCGCGTAGCCGCTACGTCCGCGCACCCGCTTCGTCCGGTTTCCCCCGTCGCGACGGCCTTCGCCCGAGCAAGATCCGCTGGTCCGCGGAGGAAGGACCGCCTGTTCACTTGCTTGGAACAGTTGTGCAACGAAGGGTTGACCTGGCCGATGTTATCGCTAACATAGCCGTACTCCCCACCCCGGAACACCGCGAGGAGGCACCTGGATGCCCACCGATGCAGCCTCGGGCAAACGTCAGCCCGGACTGGCCGAAGTCGCCGCGCTGGCCGGTGTTTCGCACATGACGGTCTCCCGCGTCGTGAACGGCGCCGGCGCCGTCCGCGCCGAAACGCGGGCTCGCGTGCTGGCCGCGGTGGACCAGTTGGGATATCAGCCGAACTCCGCCGCGCGGACGCTGGCGACCGGACGGTCGAACACGCTCGGCGTCGTCGCCCTCGAATCCAATTTGTACGGTCCGGCGAGCACCCTGTACGGGATCGAGCACGCCGCCCGTGAAGAGGGCTACGGCATCACGATCTCCAGCGTCAGCCGGCCGCGCCGGTCGTCGATCGCGGAGGCGGTGGACAACCTGCGCCGCCAGGCGGTCGGCGGGATCGTCGTGATCGCGCCGCATGTCAGCGCGGGCGCGGCGCTGCGGCAGGCGCCCGCGGACGTGCCGATGGTGGCGGTCGGCGGCGGAAAGTCGTCGCCGGTGCCGGTGATCTCGGTCGACCAGCACGACGGGGCCCGCCGGGTCACCGAGCACCTGCTGTCGCTCGGCCACGAGACGGTGTGGCACGTCGCCGGACCGGAAGACTGGCTGGAATCGCTGGAGCGGGAACGCGGCTGGCGGGAAACCCTCGAACGGCGCGGCGCGCGGGTACCGCCGCCGCTGCGCGGGGACTGGAGTCCGCGCTCGGGTTACGAGGCGGGGCGGCGGCTGGTCGAGGAAGCGGACCTGGACGCGGTGTTCGTCGCGAACGACCAGATGGCGCTGGGCGTGCTGCGCGCGTTCGCCGAAGCCGGGATCTCCGTGCCCGGCCAGGTGCGCGTCGCCGGTTTCGACGACGTGCCCGAGGCGGCCTACTTCAGCCCGCCGCTCACCACTGTCCGGCAGGACTTCATCGAGGTGGGCAGGCGGACCTTCCGCCTGCTCGTCGAACGCATGGAGGG
This sequence is a window from Amycolatopsis benzoatilytica AK 16/65. Protein-coding genes within it:
- a CDS encoding glycoside hydrolase family 35 protein — encoded protein: MPEFAIGDTDFLLDGKPFRILSGALHYFRVHPAQWADRIEKARLMGLNTIETYVPWNAHSPEPGRFDCTGGLDLDRFLRQIADAGMHAIVRPGPYICAEWDNGGLPAWLLRDPELRVRQREPRYLAAVREYLDNVYRIVAPHQIGRGGPVILVQVENEYGAYGKDKEYLAELVRHTRAAGITVPLTTVDQPTPEMLENGGLDGVHRTASFGSNSAERLETLRAHQPTGPLMCSEFWNGWFDHWGAHHHTTPVEQAAADLDALLAAGASVNLYMFHGGTNFGLTNGANDKGVYQPLVTSYDYDAPLDEAGHATEKYYAFRDVISRHCKVPDAVPAPAVPAPALRAPLRDPVWLLEEPARWGIWRAHDRLPTFDELTPAPRLALLRGQIPGTEPGILAFGEVRDRATVFLDGVLVGTLLREHHDRAVPLPGGGELLVLVEDLGRVNYGPRIGEPKGIIGGAEFDGRPLSGWEVLPIDLDGVPGLFGEPGGIPADGPLAGPVAVRAEFEAEEPADLFLDTGDWGKGMAWVNGFLLGRYWRRGPQRTLYVPGPVVRAGRNELVVLELDTLLRPEAKFVPEPSLGHTEA
- a CDS encoding alpha-N-arabinofuranosidase, with translation MRSKIEADVTETIGQVPRRLFGSFAEHLGRVVYTGIHEPGHSTSDSRGFRGDVLELVRELGPTVLRYPGGNFVSTYRWEDGVGPVGERPVRLDPAWHSVETNQFGLHEFAEWAQAAGAEIMYALNLGTRGIQEAADLLEYCNHPGGTALSERRRANGADQPFGIRLWCLGNEMDGPWQPGHKTAEEYGRLAAETARLMRMIDPGVELVVAGSSNPEMPTFGSWERTVLHHTADLVDHISLHAYYQEQDGDVDSYLASASGLDGYVRTTAGIIDEVLAERGLDKKIGISIDEWNVWDQRLWNETDQPRLLAGPWQRHPRLIEDTYTVTDAVVVGSLLSSLLRNVDRVSVANLAQLVNAIAPIRTEPGGPAWRQTTFHPFRLVAGLARGASLRLAVTGDTVDTAQYGRVDVVDAAATVDDGGRCALFLANRSLASATDLQVRIRGARLVPRESSTIAPGAGQDRHTANSADAEPVRPVPLPRFTTNHDPEGTTVTATLPPLSWTALAFDPAGGRDA
- a CDS encoding ABC transporter substrate-binding protein, with amino-acid sequence MSRFLRRSKVAAVVALAAVLAVGCSSGSGSAQVAGNQDGVDAALKAGGTITYWSWTPSAPQQVAAFEKEYPNVKVNYVNAGTNKDEYTKLQNAIKAGSGGPDVAQIEYYALPQFALTDSLVNLDQYGFGGFEKDYTPSTWSGVRIGGGLYALPQDSGPMALFYNKEVFEKYGISVPKTWDEYVAAAKKLHAADPAKFLTSDTGDPGFTTSMIWQAGGRPFSTDGRNVKINLADAGSRKWTAVWNQLVEGKQLASIKEWSDDWFRALGDGTIASLVSGAWMAGNFESSVPGGAGKWAVAPIPTYDGQPLTSENGGSAEAVLKGSKNPALAAGFLRWLNHGNGVKPFLASGGFPATTADLNSPAFLGQSVQYFGGQKINQVLTEASKHVAKGWSYLPYQTYANSIFNDTVGKVYLSGGGLDSGLAGWQKALVDYGNQQGFTVNAG
- a CDS encoding carbohydrate ABC transporter permease, producing the protein MALFLLYTLIPLAWLVINATKTQSALFTTSGLSFGGPFSLFDNIGQTFTYDNGIFLRWLGNTLLYVVVGAGGATILATAAGYGLAKYRFPGRRAVFAVVLGAVAVPGTALAVPTFLLFSKLGLTNTPLAVIIPSLISPFGLYLIWVYAADAIPDELLEAARIDGAGELRIFFTVTLRQLVPGIVTVALFTMVSTWNNYFLPLIMLSEPKWYPLTVGLNQWSAQANGAGAQPIFHLVLTGSLLTIIPLVLAFLLMQRFWQSGLSAGSVKQ
- a CDS encoding ABC transporter permease subunit yields the protein MSAAVPVAAAAPRPAPRARSGARWRGWLFVGPFLLVFALVFLAPIGYAVGLSLFRDQAFFGGTTFVGAGNYAEVLTDPKFWESFRRVLVFLAVQVPVMLLLALVAALAIDSARLHAAGFFRIVIFLPYAVPAVVATLMWGFMYGDHFGLAADLNHLLGGDVVKPLSGNWMLASIGNVVTWEFTGYNMLIFYSALKVVPAELYEAAAIDGAGAFRTILSVKLPALRGALVIAAIFSIIGSFQLFNEPNIMRNLAPNVIGTYYTPNMYAYNLSFGGQQYNYSATVAIVMGVITAVIAYVVQLRGSRKGM
- a CDS encoding substrate-binding domain-containing protein, producing MADVAEAAGVSGQTVSRVANGKTNVDDATRERVLEAMRRVGYRPNSAARALRNGRFRSIGVIISDLLAVGNNRTLDAVASAVSAEGFSIVLMPVAQPSQHEVSGAFSRLDEQAVDGIIILIERHELDESDLELPHGLPVVVIGSSGRRDYPLVDADQEAGAAAATRHLLGLGHRTVHHLTGPPESYAAERRRKAWRTTLEAAGSPVPPVLAGDWSSRSGYEHGLALAADPAVTAVFAANDQMALGLLRALHEKGRSVPGDVSVVGYDDTSESAYFWPPLTTVRQSFEEIGRRAVAGLLAEITGADPLATTSLAVPSELVVRASTAPPAADRPAGTPKGTAGGTAKKPRTSR
- a CDS encoding ribosome hibernation promotion factor, translated to MATFTPADIRIAVDERVLPGTSEYAQDKIGNLLRLAHRPVLSARVRVTRHGDPAVPRPVVAQANIDVNGRLVRAQAEGENAREAVDRLEERLRHRLERIAQHWEARRGGQPSAEPHEWRHESEPAHRPHWYPRLEGEREIVRHKSYTPVHCTIDDAARDMGLLDYDFHLFTESGTGRDSVLYRAGDTGYRLAQLTPPGAHELAPFQLPVTISEQPAPLLSTDEAVTRLGLLDLPFLFFLDSDRGRGAVLYHRYDGHYGLITPGPEEP
- a CDS encoding MarR family winged helix-turn-helix transcriptional regulator, translated to MGRTTRREAEARVLAALPSWVNAISQLNRLVAERIGVAASDLDCLHALNRGGPATAAELVGQIGLTPGSVSRMIDRLDAAGCIKRTADPRDRRRVLIEPTADGLARIAAYYDGLTARTRDDLTIFRLDELESLLRFIERSQRSAGDELARLRHDHDSSGSPRTGT
- a CDS encoding YbhB/YbcL family Raf kinase inhibitor-like protein translates to MTAHDSARQTGQAGLAWNSAKLASARTLTLNSPDFAGEGAIPAVHASVRAGGRNLSPALTWSPAPADTAQLLLVIEDPDAPMPTPFVHCVALLDAAVTGLAAGALDADNPAGGVHILRSSRGRGYFGPEPPKSHGPHRYVFQLFALATPVALGQSAAALDAAKPRDVLAAAGNVLARGRIDGFYQRG